In Corynebacterium sp. P4-C1, the sequence TCCTGGAGGAGCGCGCCCGCGTTGACGCCATTGTGGCGAAGGTGGCGGCGAAGCGGTCGCGCCGCGGCGCATGAGTTTCGGTGTCTACGTCCATGTCCCGTTCTGCGCGACCCGGTGCGGCTACTGCGACTTCAACACGTACACTCCGTCGGAGACCGAAACGAGCTATTCCGCCTACCTCGACTCCCTGGACAAGGAGCTTGAACTGGTCGCCGGAAAGGTCGGGGTGGCCGCGGAGACTGTCTTCATCGGTGGGGGAACCCCATCCCTGTTGGGGGCCGAAGGGCTGGGAAGAATTCTGGACCGGGTCCGGAATACATTCGGCCTGGCCAAAGATGCCGAGGTGACCACCGAGTCGAACCCGGAGTCGACCAGCCCCGAGTATTTCGCGGGCCTCAGAGAAGCGGGATTCACACGGGTGTCGCTGGGAATGCAGTCGGCATCGACCCCGGTGCTGAAGGTGCTCGACCGCCAGCACACCCCGGGTCGTGCGGTGGAGGCGGCCAAAGAGGCGAAACGCGCCGGCTTCGAGCACGTGAACTTGGACCTAATTTACGGCACGCCGACGGAGACGGACGACGACGTGCGCACGTCGGTGGATGCGGTGCTCAGCGCGGACGTGGACCACGTTTCCGCCTACTCGTTGATCGTGGAGGACGGCACCGCCATGTCGCGTAAGATCCGGTCAGGGCAGTTGCCGGCGCCGGAAGAGGACACGTACGCGGACCGGTACGAGATCATTGCTTCACGGCTCGAGGAAAATGGTTTTGGCTGGTACGAGGTGTCGAACTGGGCGAAGCCGGGCGGAGAGTGCCGGCACAACCTGATCTACTGGCGCGGCGGCAACTGGTGGGGTGCCGGGCCGGGGGCGCACGGCTACGTGGACCGCTACCGGTACTTCAACGTCAAACGGCCGGAGAAATACAACGTGATGCTGGCGGACGGCGCTCTTCCTGTCGGCGGCAGCGAGATCATCACGGACGAGGAGCACCACTTCGAGCAGATCATGCTGGGGCTGCGCCTGAAAGAAGGAATCCCGCGGGAATGGGTGGGGGGAAAGGCGCAGGGGGTCGTCGATAAGCACGTGCGCGGCGGTGTGCTGGCGGAGAAAGACGGGAGAATTTCCGCGACCGACGCCGGAAGATTGCTGATCGACGGGGTGGTCACGGACATCTTGGCCGCGGAGTGACGCGGGCGCTACACTCGTGACTTAGCAGTCGAGGAAGGAGAGTGCCAAGTATGGCGGGTGTCGCGCGCGAACGCAGGCAAGCAGTCCTGCGTGCGATCGTCGCGGACTACATTTCTTCCCAGGAACCGGTTGGCTCGAAGCGCCTCGTGGAACGCCACAAGCTCAAAGTCAGTTCCGCGACGATCCGCAACGACATGGCCGTCCTCGAAGCGGAGGGCTTCATCGCGCAGCCGCACGCCAGTTCCGGCCGCGTGCCCACCGAGAAGGGCTACCGCGCCTTTGTGGACGCGATCAACGACGTCAAGCCCCTGTCGCTTCCGGAGCGCCGGGCGATTTCGGACTTTCTCGAGTCCTCCGTCGACCTCGAGGACGTGATGCGCAGGTCGGCGCACCTGCTGGCGCAGCTCACGCGGCAGGCGGCTGTGGTCCAGCTTCCCACCCTGGCGGTCTCGCGCGTGAAGCACTGCGAGGTGGTGGCGCTGACACCGATGCGCCTGCTGCTCGTGCTCATCACGGACAACGGGAGAGTGGACCAGCGGAATGTGGAGCTGGCCGCCCCGATCGACGAGGACGGACTGACGCAGCTGCGGGATCTCCTGAACCGGGCCCTGGCAGGCAAGACGATGGGGGATGCGTCGACATCGCTCGCCCTGCTTGCCGACGACGCCCCAGCCGCCATCGCCGAGCCGCTGAACAGGGCCATTGCTGTATTGATCGACACGCTGGTGGAGAGCCCGAGCGACCGCGTGCTCATCGCGGGGGCCGCGAACCTGGTGCCCATGACCACCGACCTGCTCAGCGTTGTCGAGGCGCTCGAAGAACAGGTGGTGGTGCTCAAACTCTTGGCCAACCTGCCGGAACTGGGAAACGTCAGCGTGATCATCGGCGCGGAGAACGAGGACGAGGAACTGTCCAAAGCGAGCATCGTCACCACCGGTTACGGTGCGGCCGGAGAAACCCTCGGCGGGGTGGGTGTCCTCGGCCCGACGTACATGGACTACCCCGGTACCATGCAGAAGGTCGCCGCCGTGGCCCACTACATCAGCCACATCCTCGGCGAAGAGGGCGGATGACACCCCGCGTTTTCACACGATTAGAAGATGAACAGATTTAGCGGAAAAGGACTTTAGATGGCTCGCGACTATTACGGCATTCTCGGAGTGGACCAGGGCGCCACCGACGCGGAGATCAAGAAGGCGTACCGCCGCCTGGCGCGCAAGTACCACCCGGATGTTAACGATACTGAGGAAGCGGCGGAGAAATTCCGCGAAATCTCCGTGGCGCAGGAGGTTCTGCTCGACCCGAAGAAGCGCAGCATCGTCGACCGCGGCGGCGACCCGATGGAGCAGGGCGGAGGCCCAGCCGGCGGCACCGGCGGATTCGGTTTCGGGGACATCTTCGAGGCATTCTTCGGGGACACAGGCGGCGGGCGTGGTCCGCGTTCGCGCGTGCAGCCGGGCAACGACGCCCTGCTGCGCACAACGATTTCGTTGGCGGAGGCGTATTCCGGCACCCGCAAGGATGTGACCGTGGATACCGCTGTGCTGTGCGAGCACTGCCACGGCACAGGCTCCGAATCGGAATCCAAGCCGGTCACCTGTGACGAATGCGGCGGCCAGGGCCAGGTCCAGCAGGTGCAGCAGTCCTTCCTGGGCAACATCATGACCACCACGTCGTGCCCGAAGTGCTCCGGTTTCGGGGAGATCATCACCGACCCGTGCCAGAAGTGCGGCGGGCAGGGGCGTGTCCGTTCGCGCAGGGATATCGCCGTGAAGATTCCGGCGGGCATCGTTGGCGGCATGCGAATCCGCATGGCCGGCCAGGGTGAGGTCGGGCACGGCGGCGGCCCGGCCGGCGACCTGTACGTGGAGGTGGACACGGAGACCCACCCGGTGTTCGTGCGCGAAGGCGACAACCTGCACCTGAAGGTCAACGTGCCGATGTACGACGCGGCACTGGGCACCACCGTCGAGGTGGAGAATTTGGCGGGCGAGACCACGACGATCGACATTCCGGCCGGCACGCAGCCGGAGGAGGAGCTCGTGCTTACCGGCCAGGGCATGCCGCGCCTGCGCCGGGAAGGCACCGGCGACATGGTCGCGCACGTCCAGGTCGTCGTGCCCACGGAACTGACCAAGGAGCAGCGTCGCAGCCTGGAAGAGCTGCGCGACGCGCACGGGGATTCCTCGTACGTCGAAGAAGAAGCGGGCCACGACGAGGGCTTCTTCTCCCGTCTCCGCGACCGTTTCCGCCGCTAATGAGCCTGCCTTATTTCATCGCCGAGGATCCCGCATCGGGCCGATTGGACGGGCCGGAGGGGCGGCACGCCGTCACAGTCAAGCGCATCCAAGTCGGGGAGCACATTGTGCTTTCCGACGGCCGCGGGACCGTCGCCGAAGTCGAAGTCGAAGATATTTCCGGGAAGGACCAGTTGACCGGGCGTGTTGTGGATGTGGCCGAGGTGCCGAAGCCGGGGCCGGCTGTGATTGTGGTGCAGGCGATCCCGAAATCCGAGCGGGCGGAGCTCGCCGTCGACCTGGCCACGCAGGGCGGGGCCGACGAGATCTACCCCTGGGTCTCCCACCGGACTATCGCCCGCTGGCAGGGCGCAAAGGTGGGCAAGAACGTGGAGAAATGGCGGGCGACAGCCCGCGAGGCGGCGAAGCAGTCGCGGCGGCCGTGGATCCCGGAGGTGCACGAGCCGGTGACCACGAACCAGCTGGCGGAGCTGATCCGGGGAGAATCGGCCGTGGTCCTCCACGAGGATGCGGAGACGAAGATCGGAGAGGTAGATTTTAGCGTCGACAAGCTGTTCTTGATCGTCGGCCCGGAAGGTGGAATCGGCGACGACGAGCTCGAGCTGCTCGACGCGCAGAAAGTGAAGCTGGGGCCTGAAGTCCTGCGCACGGCTTCCGCGGCCTTCGCGGGATTGAGTGCCATTGGGGCACTTTCCCGCTGGTAGGGTGAACCGCATGGCAGAACTCGTCTCCAGCTCCTACGAGCTCGACCCGGAACTCGCCCAGGCTGTTTTGGGCATCACCGACGGGAATCTGCGCGCCCTCAACGAGATTCTGGGCATCGACCTCTTCGCCCGCGGCGGCTCCGTGATGCTGCGCGGGCCGGTGGACAAGGTCGCACACGGGGCGCGGGTGCTCTCCGAGCTCGAGGCGATGGCGCGCCGCGGCATCGTGATCACGTCCGACGCGGTGAAGCACGCGGTGGACATCATGGCCACGGACATGCCCGAATCCGTGGCGGAAATCCTCGGCCAGGAGATCGTCGCGCGCCGGGGCAAGATCATCCGCCCAAAGACGGCGGGGCAGCGCGAGTACGTCGACGCGATCGACGACAACACGATTGTTTTCGGCATCGGCCCGGCAGGGTCCGGCAAGACATATCTCGCTGTGGCGAAAGCGGTCCAAGCGTTGCAGGCCAAAGAGGTCAAGCGCATCATTCTCACCCGTCCGGCTGTGGAGGCGGGGGAGAAGCTCGGATTCCTTCCGGGCACGCTGAACGACAAGATCGACCCGTATTTGCGGCCGCTCTACGACGCGCTGCGGGACATGCTCGACCCGGAGATGATCCCGAAGCTCATGGAGGCCGGCATCATCGAGGTGGCGCCGCTCGCGTACATGCGCGGACGAACGCTGAACGACGCATTCGTCATTCTCGACGAGGCGCAGAACACCACCCCGGCGCAGATGAAGATGTTCCTCACTCGTTTGGGTTTTGGCTCCAAGATGGTGGTCACGGGCGATATTTCGCAGGTGGACCTGCCGCGCGGTGTGATCTCGGGGTTGCGGGTGGCCAGCCGGATCCTCAAGGACGTCGAGGACATCCACTTCCAGGAATTCGGCGCAAACGACGTGGTGCGCCACCAGCTTGTCGGCCGCATTGTCGCTGCTTACGATCGGTACGACGCACAACGAGCAGATAAGGGAGAGCAACAGTGAGCATCGAGGTCCTCAACGAGTCGGGCGAGGCAGACATCAACGAGGAGATGCTTGTCGACGTCGCCTCCTACGCCCTGACCGCGATGGATGTGCACCCCGACACTGAGGTGACCATCACGTGCGTGGACACGGACACAATGGCGGACCTGCACGTCCGCTGGATGGACCTGCCCGGCCCAACCGACGTGATGAGCTTCCCTATGGACGAGCTCACCCCCGGCTCGGGGCGACCGGACGCACCTGCCCCGGGACCGGCGATGCTGGGGGACATCATCCTGTGTCCCGCCTATGACCGGAAGCAGGCGGACGCGGCGGGGCACAGCCTCGGCCACGAGATGGCGCTGCTGACCGTCCACGGCTGCCTGCACCTGCTCGGCTACGATCACGCGACCCCGGCGGACGAGCGCGAAATGTTCGCGCTGCAGAACGAGATCTTGGCCGACTGGTACGACGATCTCTCAGCCCGCGGGGTGGAGTTCCAGCCGAAACCGGACGGCAAGCACGCCTTCCCGTCGGCGGCGGACCGTGAGGAGCTTGACGGGCTCGTCGAGAAGCGGGGCGAATAAGTGGATCTGTGGGTGACCTACCTGCTCATCTCGCTGGTGTCCCTGCTGGGGGCGGGCGTGATGAAAATGCTCGAGTCCGCGCTCGTGCCCATCTCGCGCGCCCGGGTGGAATCGATGGCGAAGGACGATGTCGGCGGCGCTGCGTCGCTGCTGCGCGTCGTGGACGCGCGGTCGAACCATCTGGGCCTGCTGGCGCTGATCCAGACGGTGCTGGACACGCTCGCCGCTGTGTTCGCCCTGCTGACCGCCTTGGACCTGATTCCGCAGCGCGGCTGGGCGATCACGGTGGCGATCATCGTGGTTACGCTCATGCGCTTCGGCATCATCGGCGTGATCGCGCGGCGTGCGGGCAAGCTCAATCCGTACTCGATCTCTCTGCGCGCGGCGCAGATCCTCACCGTCGTCTATGCCGTGTTGGGGCCGGTGTCGAAGCTGCTGATCTGGATCGGCAACCTCGTCACCCCCGGTGAGGAATCGCTGGAGAACCCGTACGCCACCGACGTGGAACTGCGCGAGGCGGTGGACATCGCGCAGGAACAAGGCGTGGTGGAGACTGTCGAGCACCGCATGATCCAGAATATTTTCGACCTGGCCACCACTCATGCGCGGCAGGTGATGGTGCCGCGCCCGGAAATGGTGTGGATCGAGGCGGAGAAGACCTCCGGCCAGGCGGCGAACCTGATGATCCGCTCCGGCCATTCCCGCGTGCCTGTGATCGGAGAGAGCGTCGACGACATTGTCGGCGTGATCTACTTGAAGGACATCGTGGAGCGCACCTACAACCGCACCGACGGCGGCAGCGGCGTCGCCGTGTCCGACATCATGCGCGAACCGAAATTCGTCCCCGACTCCAAGCCGCTGGATGATTTGCTCGCGGAGATGCAGCGGGACCAGACGCACATCGCGGTGCTTGTCGACGAGTACGGCGGGATCGCCGGGCTGATGACAATGGAGGACATCCTCGAGGAGATCGTCGGTGAGATCGCGGACGAGTACGACGCCGACGAGGAAGCGCCGATCGAGCCGGTCGAGGAACGGACATACCGCGCGCAGGCGCGGCTTCCGCTCGATGACCTGGTCGATTACCTCGAGGACGAACTCGACTACGACCTCGAATTCGACGAGGAAATCACCGACAACGTGGAGACGGTGGCCGGGCTGCTGTCGTATGAATTGGGGCGCGTGCCGCTGCCGGGCTCGTATGTGGAAGTCGACGGGTTGCGCTACACCGCGGAAGGCGGTCACGATCGCCGCGGGCGCGTGAAGGTGCGTACCGTGCTCATCGACGTCCCGGAGCAGCCCCGTGAACAGGACAGGTACCACGACGGTGCACAATAGGTGCATGAAGAACGTTCTCTCCATCCAGTCGGCGGTCGCCTACGGCCATGTCGGGAATTCGGCGGCGGTGTTTCCGCTCCAGCGGATCGGGCATGAAGTGTGGCCGGTCTACACCGTGAATTTCTCCAACCACACCGGCTACGGATCGTGGAAAGGGCCGATGATTCCGGCGGAGGACGTGCGCGAGGTCATCGCGGGGATCGACGACCGCGGAGCCCTCAAGGATGTCGACGTGGTCCTTTCCGGCTACCAGGGCGGCGACGACATCGCCGAGGTGATCGTGGACACCGTCGCGCGTGTGAAGGAGCTGAACCCTAAGGCCGTCTACGCGTGCGACCCGGTGATGGGCAACGCGAAATCCGGCTGCCACGTCTCGGACAATATTCCGCCGCTGCTGCGCGACAAAGTCGTGCCGGTCGCCGACATTATTTCCCCGAACCAGTTCGAACTGGGCTACCTGACCGGGGTTGAGTGCTCCGGACTCGACTCGACGCTCAAGGCGGTCGAGGAGGCGCAGCGCATGGGGCCAGAGACTGTTCTGGTCACCTCCGTGGAGCGGCCTGACCAGCCAGCGGACGTGCTCGAAATGATCGCGGTGGACCAGCATGGCGCGTGGATCGTGCAGACACCGCGGCTGCCGTTCAAGCGCAACGGCTCCGGGGATGTCGCGAGCGCACTGTTCACCGGCCACTACATGGAATCGGGCGACGCGGCGGATGCGCTGGCGAAGACGGCGAGCAGTGTGTTCGACCTGCTGGAAGCCACCTACAAAGCGGATGCGCCGGAGCTGCTCCTGGTGGAGTCGCAGGAGTTCTACGCGAACCCGCGCATGCAGTTCGAGGTCACCGCGCTGTGAATATCCTCTCCATCCAGTCGGCGGTCTCGTACGGGCACGTGGGCAATTCCGGCGCCGTGTTCCCGATGCAGCGTCTCGGCCACGAGGTGTGGCCGGTGCACACCGTCAATTTCTCCAACCACACCGAATACCCGTCGTGGCGCGGCCCGAAAATCGCGCCGCGAGATGTCGCCGATGTGCTCGACGGAATGTGCTCCGCCTACCCGCTCGTGGACGTGGTTCTGACCGGCTACCTGGGATCCTCTGCGTTGGCGTCTGTCATCGTCGGAGCGGTGGGGGAGATCAAGCGGGCGAACCCGGAAGCGGAGTGGGTGTGCGACCCAGTGATCGGCAACGCCAAAGTCGGTTCGTTCGTCGACGACGACATTCCGGCGATCTTCAAAGAGGAGATCATCCCGCTGGCCGACGCCATCTGCCCGAACCAGTGGGAGCTGGCGCTGCTCACCGGCAGGGAGCTGAACAGCATCGGGGAAACGGTCGATGCCGCCCGGGCGCTGAAGAGCAGGGCCCTGATCACCAGCGTGGACACGGGGAACCCTGAGACGATCGGCATGCTAGACATCTCCGAGGAGGGAGCCTGGTACGTGGAAACACCGCGCATCGGGGGAAACGTCGTCGGCGCCGGCGATCTCGCCGCCGCGATGTACACCGCGCTCATCGACGAGGCTCCAGCCGATCGTCTCGAGCACATCGCCGCGTCCCTATACGGCATGGTCGTGGCCGCGCAGAAAACGACCCGGCTGGACAACAGCTTCGCCGGGTTGCCGTTGGTGGAGCGGCAGGACCTCATCGTGGCACCGGAAGACAGTTTCAGTGCCGTACCATCAGCAGGCATGGACCACCTTTCCCAGTTCACCGACACCCCGGAGGGCTTCCGCTCCGGATTCGTCAGCTTCGTCGGCCGCCCTAACACGGGCAAATCGACGCTGACGAATGCTCTGGTGGGCGAGAAGATCGCCATCATGGCCGACCAGCCGGAGACCACCCGCCACCCGATCCGCGGCATCGTCAACCGCGACGACGCGCAGATCGTCGTTGTGGACACGCCCGGCCTGCACCGCCCGCGCACGCTGCTGGGCGAACGCCTCAACGAGGTGGTCAAGGACACTTTCGCGGACGTGGACGTGATCGGACTGACCATTCCCGCGAACGAGAAGATCGGTCCCGGCGACCGCTGGATCCTCGACGCGGTGCTGAAGACGAAGCCGGGCACCCCGATTGTCGGCATCGTGACCAAGCTCGACCGCGCCGGGAAGGACCAAGTGGGCGAGCAGCTGGTGCGGCTGCACGACATGCTGGTGGAGGCCACCGGCAGCGAGAACGTCGATGTCGTGCCCGTGTCCGCGACTGAGGATGTCCAGCTGGACGTGCTTCTCGACGTGTTGGCTTCCCACCTGCCGGAAGGGCCCCGTTTCTACCCGGAGGGGCACGTCACCGACGAGGACACCGAGACGCGCATCGCCGAGCTGATCCGCGAAGAGGCGCTGCGCGGCTTGCGCGACGAACTGCCGCACTCCGTGGCGGTGCAGGTGGACGAGATCATCAACGAAGGCGGCCGCGCCAAGATCTACGCGGTGATCTACCTCGAACGTCCGGGCCAGAAAGCGATCATCGAGGGCCGGGACGGCCGGCGCCTGTCCGGTATCGTGCAGCGCTCGCGCAAGCAGATCATGGAGCTGGTCGGCCAGAATGTCTATTTGGACCTGCGCATCAAAGTGCTGAAGAACTGGCAGTCTGACCCGAAGCATTTGGGGCGCCTTGGCTTCTAGACCCAGCTTCCGCGACCGCGCCTTCGTCGTGCGCACCTACGACTTCGGCGAAGCCGACCGCGTCGTCGTGCTGCTCACAGAAAACCACGGTCTCGTCCGGGCCGTAGCGAAAGGCGTGCGGAAGACGAAGAGCCGTTTCGGTTCGAGAGTGCAGCCGTTCGTGGACATCGACGTGCAGCTCTACCCGGGCCGCAACCTGGCCACCATCACACAGGCCGACACCGTCGCGTACTACGGGCGCGGCATCATCGAGGACTTCGACCGCTACACCGCCGCCTGCGCCGTGCTGGAGGCGGCGGAGAAGCTCAGCTACGCCGACGAGGCGGATTCCTTCCTGTTCGCGGAAGTGGGAACAGCGCTCGAGGCTCTGCAGGACACGGATTTCCCCACACTGGTGCTCGACGCATTCATCCTGCGGGCCACCGCGCATGCCGGCTGGGGGCTGAGCCTGTTCGATTGCGCCCAGTGCGGCCGCCCGGGGCCGCACCACGCCTTCCACCCGGC encodes:
- the hemW gene encoding radical SAM family heme chaperone HemW codes for the protein MSFGVYVHVPFCATRCGYCDFNTYTPSETETSYSAYLDSLDKELELVAGKVGVAAETVFIGGGTPSLLGAEGLGRILDRVRNTFGLAKDAEVTTESNPESTSPEYFAGLREAGFTRVSLGMQSASTPVLKVLDRQHTPGRAVEAAKEAKRAGFEHVNLDLIYGTPTETDDDVRTSVDAVLSADVDHVSAYSLIVEDGTAMSRKIRSGQLPAPEEDTYADRYEIIASRLEENGFGWYEVSNWAKPGGECRHNLIYWRGGNWWGAGPGAHGYVDRYRYFNVKRPEKYNVMLADGALPVGGSEIITDEEHHFEQIMLGLRLKEGIPREWVGGKAQGVVDKHVRGGVLAEKDGRISATDAGRLLIDGVVTDILAAE
- the hrcA gene encoding heat-inducible transcriptional repressor HrcA; the encoded protein is MAGVARERRQAVLRAIVADYISSQEPVGSKRLVERHKLKVSSATIRNDMAVLEAEGFIAQPHASSGRVPTEKGYRAFVDAINDVKPLSLPERRAISDFLESSVDLEDVMRRSAHLLAQLTRQAAVVQLPTLAVSRVKHCEVVALTPMRLLLVLITDNGRVDQRNVELAAPIDEDGLTQLRDLLNRALAGKTMGDASTSLALLADDAPAAIAEPLNRAIAVLIDTLVESPSDRVLIAGAANLVPMTTDLLSVVEALEEQVVVLKLLANLPELGNVSVIIGAENEDEELSKASIVTTGYGAAGETLGGVGVLGPTYMDYPGTMQKVAAVAHYISHILGEEGG
- the dnaJ gene encoding molecular chaperone DnaJ; the protein is MARDYYGILGVDQGATDAEIKKAYRRLARKYHPDVNDTEEAAEKFREISVAQEVLLDPKKRSIVDRGGDPMEQGGGPAGGTGGFGFGDIFEAFFGDTGGGRGPRSRVQPGNDALLRTTISLAEAYSGTRKDVTVDTAVLCEHCHGTGSESESKPVTCDECGGQGQVQQVQQSFLGNIMTTTSCPKCSGFGEIITDPCQKCGGQGRVRSRRDIAVKIPAGIVGGMRIRMAGQGEVGHGGGPAGDLYVEVDTETHPVFVREGDNLHLKVNVPMYDAALGTTVEVENLAGETTTIDIPAGTQPEEELVLTGQGMPRLRREGTGDMVAHVQVVVPTELTKEQRRSLEELRDAHGDSSYVEEEAGHDEGFFSRLRDRFRR
- a CDS encoding 16S rRNA (uracil(1498)-N(3))-methyltransferase — its product is MSLPYFIAEDPASGRLDGPEGRHAVTVKRIQVGEHIVLSDGRGTVAEVEVEDISGKDQLTGRVVDVAEVPKPGPAVIVVQAIPKSERAELAVDLATQGGADEIYPWVSHRTIARWQGAKVGKNVEKWRATAREAAKQSRRPWIPEVHEPVTTNQLAELIRGESAVVLHEDAETKIGEVDFSVDKLFLIVGPEGGIGDDELELLDAQKVKLGPEVLRTASAAFAGLSAIGALSRW
- a CDS encoding PhoH family protein; translated protein: MAELVSSSYELDPELAQAVLGITDGNLRALNEILGIDLFARGGSVMLRGPVDKVAHGARVLSELEAMARRGIVITSDAVKHAVDIMATDMPESVAEILGQEIVARRGKIIRPKTAGQREYVDAIDDNTIVFGIGPAGSGKTYLAVAKAVQALQAKEVKRIILTRPAVEAGEKLGFLPGTLNDKIDPYLRPLYDALRDMLDPEMIPKLMEAGIIEVAPLAYMRGRTLNDAFVILDEAQNTTPAQMKMFLTRLGFGSKMVVTGDISQVDLPRGVISGLRVASRILKDVEDIHFQEFGANDVVRHQLVGRIVAAYDRYDAQRADKGEQQ
- the ybeY gene encoding rRNA maturation RNase YbeY encodes the protein MSIEVLNESGEADINEEMLVDVASYALTAMDVHPDTEVTITCVDTDTMADLHVRWMDLPGPTDVMSFPMDELTPGSGRPDAPAPGPAMLGDIILCPAYDRKQADAAGHSLGHEMALLTVHGCLHLLGYDHATPADEREMFALQNEILADWYDDLSARGVEFQPKPDGKHAFPSAADREELDGLVEKRGE
- a CDS encoding hemolysin family protein — its product is MDLWVTYLLISLVSLLGAGVMKMLESALVPISRARVESMAKDDVGGAASLLRVVDARSNHLGLLALIQTVLDTLAAVFALLTALDLIPQRGWAITVAIIVVTLMRFGIIGVIARRAGKLNPYSISLRAAQILTVVYAVLGPVSKLLIWIGNLVTPGEESLENPYATDVELREAVDIAQEQGVVETVEHRMIQNIFDLATTHARQVMVPRPEMVWIEAEKTSGQAANLMIRSGHSRVPVIGESVDDIVGVIYLKDIVERTYNRTDGGSGVAVSDIMREPKFVPDSKPLDDLLAEMQRDQTHIAVLVDEYGGIAGLMTMEDILEEIVGEIADEYDADEEAPIEPVEERTYRAQARLPLDDLVDYLEDELDYDLEFDEEITDNVETVAGLLSYELGRVPLPGSYVEVDGLRYTAEGGHDRRGRVKVRTVLIDVPEQPREQDRYHDGAQ
- the pdxY gene encoding pyridoxal kinase PdxY; protein product: MKNVLSIQSAVAYGHVGNSAAVFPLQRIGHEVWPVYTVNFSNHTGYGSWKGPMIPAEDVREVIAGIDDRGALKDVDVVLSGYQGGDDIAEVIVDTVARVKELNPKAVYACDPVMGNAKSGCHVSDNIPPLLRDKVVPVADIISPNQFELGYLTGVECSGLDSTLKAVEEAQRMGPETVLVTSVERPDQPADVLEMIAVDQHGAWIVQTPRLPFKRNGSGDVASALFTGHYMESGDAADALAKTASSVFDLLEATYKADAPELLLVESQEFYANPRMQFEVTAL
- the era gene encoding GTPase Era; this translates as MDHLSQFTDTPEGFRSGFVSFVGRPNTGKSTLTNALVGEKIAIMADQPETTRHPIRGIVNRDDAQIVVVDTPGLHRPRTLLGERLNEVVKDTFADVDVIGLTIPANEKIGPGDRWILDAVLKTKPGTPIVGIVTKLDRAGKDQVGEQLVRLHDMLVEATGSENVDVVPVSATEDVQLDVLLDVLASHLPEGPRFYPEGHVTDEDTETRIAELIREEALRGLRDELPHSVAVQVDEIINEGGRAKIYAVIYLERPGQKAIIEGRDGRRLSGIVQRSRKQIMELVGQNVYLDLRIKVLKNWQSDPKHLGRLGF
- the recO gene encoding DNA repair protein RecO, which produces MASRPSFRDRAFVVRTYDFGEADRVVVLLTENHGLVRAVAKGVRKTKSRFGSRVQPFVDIDVQLYPGRNLATITQADTVAYYGRGIIEDFDRYTAACAVLEAAEKLSYADEADSFLFAEVGTALEALQDTDFPTLVLDAFILRATAHAGWGLSLFDCAQCGRPGPHHAFHPAVGGAACVHCRPPGSFDVQEDTLHIMWLLAGGYRGAAEQKLTETTAIQVHRLSTAHLQFNVESAVSSLKIMEQA